The stretch of DNA GTGACGGCAAAAAGGGATTCCCAACCCGGGGAATCCCTTATACTTTTTGACTGATATGCCAACGTATAACGTTTTTTTTAATCAGGGGACTCTTTTTATTGAAAAAACAACTGTATTTTCATTATCAGGACACTGAAGTACTTTTACTTGATTAATCCAATCATCAGCGGGTGTTTCTCTACAAGCAGCCGTAAGGTACGGGAACATCGCTGATAAGGCATAAAGGCAAAGGGGAGCATTATCCTGCGGGGTAATTACAGGGTCATTAAAGATAAACTTTTGGCCTACCTGGCATCCAGCCGAGCAATACCCTTTAACCGATTGCACTTCCAACTCCAATTGAGCCATATTTTAAACCCTCCTTGGTTAAGTTAATTATCAGATAATTCTATAAAGATGCATATTTTCCTTTATATTTGGAAAACTGGCCCCACAGGCCAGGCACCAACGTTAAATTTTCAACTTTCAACACCCGGCATCAGCGTTAAAAATAGTTGTATATTTACCCAAATGGGAGTAATATTTGATTTGTAAAAATTTAATAACCAAACGCTGAATTCCTGATCAAACGGGGAAACCAATTTTTTGGGGTTAATCCACAAATATGTGGTAGGGTTACACTTCGACCCGCATCCGTCAGCTAACCTCGTAAGCGTTGAAGTGCTGTTGGGTTATATTTACAGGATTTATCCCACGGGATCATCCGCAAAAGCTAACGGCACATATGCCGTTAGCTTTTTTATTGTCTCTAATTAAGTTTAGGGGGGCATCTCTAATGAAACAATTTGCAGTTATAGGGCTTGGAAGATTCGGGTCGAGTGTGGCTAAAACTCTATCCAAAATGGGTTATGACGTACTGGGTATTGATATTGATGAAGAAATGGTCAATAGTATGGCTGAAGACCTAACATATACTGTAAAAGCCGATACCTTAGATGAGCAGACCCTAAAATCACTTGGCATCAGGAATTTTGATGTAGTAGTTGTTGCCATCGGAAGGGAAATACAGGCAAGTATACTGGTAACGGTTATGTTAAAAGAAATGGGGGTAAAAAAAGTAGTTGCTAAAGCCCAGACTGAGATACATGGTAAGGTTTTGGAACGGGTTGGAGCGGATAAGGTGGTTTTCCCGGAACGGGATATGGGCGAAAGGATAGCCAAAGCCCTGGTGTCCAAAAACATTTTGGATCAAATTGTCCTATCACCCGAATATAGTCTGGTGGAAATGGCAGTGCCGCCGGGTTTTATTAATAAAACTCTTGAGAAATCAGGTGCCCGTCAAAAATATGGCATAAGCATATTAGCCATTCGTAGAGGTTCCGATGTCATTATTTCTCCCAATGCCAGTAATATCATGCTGGAGGGCGATATTTTGGTCGTTATAGGTAGGAATGATAAATTGGGCAAATTTGAAACTATAGATATATAGTTTCCGGGAAGCATGCAGGAAGCATGGGGACGGTTCTCTTGCTTCCTACCCTGTGCTTCCTTACACTGTACACCAGCCTTGTCGAAATTATATATCGGAATCGATAGTTTTATTGGAGGAATAAACATTGGTTATAAAAAAGAGGATTAACCCTCCTCTCTTCATTATTCTGGGTTTTGCTGTAATTATATTAATTGGCACGGTTCTTTTGGCTCTCCCCGTGTCATCGTCTTCCGGAAACAGCCTGGGTTTGTTAGATTCATTATTTACAGCAACCTCCGCTGTATGCGTAACAGGACTTGTTGTTTTTGATACGGGAACCAAGTATTCTTCATTTGGTGAAATAATAATTATGATTTTAATACAGCTTGGCGGATTAGGATTTATGATCTTTGGTGTGACCACCGCGGTTTTGTTGGGG from Desulfoscipio gibsoniae DSM 7213 encodes:
- a CDS encoding potassium channel family protein, which produces MKQFAVIGLGRFGSSVAKTLSKMGYDVLGIDIDEEMVNSMAEDLTYTVKADTLDEQTLKSLGIRNFDVVVVAIGREIQASILVTVMLKEMGVKKVVAKAQTEIHGKVLERVGADKVVFPERDMGERIAKALVSKNILDQIVLSPEYSLVEMAVPPGFINKTLEKSGARQKYGISILAIRRGSDVIISPNASNIMLEGDILVVIGRNDKLGKFETIDI
- a CDS encoding TIGR04076 family protein, which codes for MAQLELEVQSVKGYCSAGCQVGQKFIFNDPVITPQDNAPLCLYALSAMFPYLTAACRETPADDWINQVKVLQCPDNENTVVFSIKRVP